One Nonomuraea angiospora DNA segment encodes these proteins:
- a CDS encoding RDD family protein, with translation MSTGQPPYPQDESGDNSAPPYYGQQNQGRHPGEPDPDATVIGYRADDAYGQQPPYGQQGYGQQPQYGQQQQYGQQPQYGQQQYGQQPQSGQQDYGQQYGQQQSQPGYGQQAQSQPGYGQQGYGQQQQSQPDYGQQGYGQQQYGQQPQSGQQGYGQQYGQQPQSQPGYGQQAQSQPGYGQQPPSGQQGYGQQYGQQPQSQPDYGQQQYGQQPQSQPDYGQQQYGQQPQSQPDYGQQYGQQPQSQPDYGQQQYGQQGYGQQQQSQPGYAQQGYGDQQYGQQQYGQQGYGQAQQYGQPGYGQAYGQPGPVGVQPPGAPAPLAEWWQRLVARLIDGVILFIVNIVIGLIMGILFLASYSSLDGSSSGLFGPVVVAILSAVVVTALWVLYDFFLLKAKGQTVGKMVMGIKVVPVGQAMSPGGLPTDLALKRAGVTWGGWILNALPLGFVGSLLAYAAVGVNGASQLWDKPLQQTFADKLANTVVVKIK, from the coding sequence GTGAGCACCGGACAGCCGCCGTATCCACAGGACGAATCCGGCGACAACTCTGCGCCTCCCTACTACGGGCAGCAGAACCAGGGCCGCCACCCCGGCGAGCCCGACCCGGACGCGACTGTGATCGGCTACCGGGCGGACGACGCCTATGGGCAGCAGCCCCCGTACGGTCAGCAGGGCTATGGCCAGCAACCCCAGTACGGACAGCAACAGCAGTACGGTCAGCAACCCCAATACGGCCAGCAGCAGTACGGCCAGCAACCCCAGTCGGGCCAGCAGGACTACGGCCAGCAGTACGGCCAGCAGCAGTCCCAGCCCGGCTATGGCCAGCAGGCCCAGTCCCAGCCCGGCTACGGCCAGCAGGGCTACGGGCAGCAGCAGCAGTCCCAGCCTGACTACGGTCAGCAGGGCTACGGGCAGCAGCAGTACGGCCAGCAGCCCCAGTCGGGCCAGCAGGGCTATGGCCAGCAGTACGGCCAGCAGCCGCAGTCGCAGCCCGGCTACGGCCAGCAGGCCCAGTCCCAGCCGGGTTACGGGCAGCAGCCGCCGTCGGGCCAGCAGGGCTACGGCCAGCAGTACGGCCAGCAGCCCCAGTCGCAGCCGGACTACGGTCAGCAGCAGTACGGCCAGCAGCCGCAGTCCCAGCCGGACTACGGTCAGCAGCAGTACGGCCAGCAGCCGCAGTCCCAGCCGGACTACGGCCAGCAGTACGGGCAGCAGCCCCAGTCGCAGCCCGACTACGGCCAGCAGCAGTACGGCCAGCAGGGCTACGGTCAGCAGCAGCAGTCCCAGCCCGGCTACGCCCAGCAGGGCTACGGCGACCAGCAGTACGGCCAGCAGCAGTACGGGCAGCAGGGCTACGGGCAGGCGCAGCAGTACGGCCAGCCCGGCTACGGCCAGGCCTACGGCCAGCCCGGACCCGTGGGCGTGCAGCCGCCCGGCGCGCCGGCCCCGCTGGCGGAGTGGTGGCAGCGCCTGGTGGCCAGGCTCATCGATGGGGTCATCCTCTTCATCGTGAACATAGTCATCGGCCTGATCATGGGCATACTGTTCCTGGCCAGCTACTCCTCGCTGGACGGCAGCAGCAGCGGCCTGTTCGGGCCTGTGGTCGTGGCCATCCTGTCGGCGGTCGTCGTGACCGCCCTGTGGGTCCTCTACGACTTCTTCCTGCTGAAGGCGAAGGGGCAGACCGTCGGCAAGATGGTCATGGGCATCAAGGTCGTCCCCGTGGGCCAGGCCATGTCCCCGGGCGGCCTGCCGACCGACCTGGCGCTCAAGCGCGCCGGCGTGACGTGGGGCGGCTGGATCCTCAACGCCCTCCCCCTGGGCTTCGTCGGCTCGCTGCTCGCCTACGCCGCCGTGGGCGTCAACGGTGCCTCGCAGCTCTGGGACAAGCCGCTGCAGCAGACGTTCGCGGACAAGTTGGCCAACACCGTGGTGGTGAAGATCAAGTAG
- a CDS encoding amino-acid N-acetyltransferase, which produces MEQVAELTAPETAVVVRRARTPDVRMVRRLVDTYAGAGPRLLEKATVTLYEDVQEFWVAERGGQVVGCGALHVLWEDLAEVRTVAVDPECRGMGVGHRIVSALIQQAKDLGLRRVFCLTFEVDFFARLGFRPIQGTPVSPEVYAELLASYDEGVAEFLDLEHVKPNTLGNTRMLLHLTSGDVDLDQMER; this is translated from the coding sequence ATGGAGCAGGTGGCCGAGCTGACAGCGCCCGAGACCGCGGTGGTGGTCCGGCGTGCCCGCACGCCCGACGTGCGCATGGTCAGACGCCTGGTGGACACCTATGCCGGGGCGGGGCCGCGGCTTCTGGAGAAGGCCACGGTGACGCTGTACGAGGACGTACAGGAGTTCTGGGTGGCCGAGCGAGGCGGGCAGGTCGTCGGCTGCGGCGCGCTCCACGTGCTCTGGGAGGACCTCGCCGAGGTCCGCACGGTGGCGGTGGATCCCGAGTGCCGGGGGATGGGCGTCGGCCACCGGATCGTCTCCGCGCTGATCCAGCAGGCTAAGGATTTGGGTCTGCGACGTGTATTCTGTCTTACTTTTGAGGTCGACTTCTTCGCGCGGCTCGGGTTCCGCCCGATTCAGGGCACGCCGGTCTCACCCGAGGTCTACGCCGAACTCCTGGCCTCGTACGACGAGGGTGTGGCGGAGTTTTTGGATCTTGAACACGTCAAGCCGAACACGCTGGGAAACACCCGCATGCTGCTCCACCTGACATCGGGTGACGTGGACCTTGACCAGATGGAAAGGTGA
- a CDS encoding C40 family peptidase — MSLTVAALLFAIPVGSASADPEPTLKELADQATKLHTDIETLTEQYNGQREKLKSAKKAAEVAQKTLTTSESDLAAKRARAVALAQNAYITGGMKTLAFATSDDPEGFLNRAATSYALQAEQSEEINQLTRAMDTATRAKESATARIDEVQKLVTDLDTKRDRITKLVAKVESSLFRRALGEAGRPGTRAVRVNLPIPGSGKAAEAARWALTQQLKPYVWGAEGPSSYDCSGLVMAAFQRVGISLPHYTGDQWTAGRHISREELRPGDLVFFYSDLHHVGIYIGGGMMVHAPQTGDVVRIASIARRPFAGAVRIAD, encoded by the coding sequence GTGAGTCTCACAGTCGCCGCGCTGCTCTTCGCCATCCCCGTCGGTTCGGCGTCCGCGGATCCCGAGCCCACCCTGAAAGAGCTCGCCGACCAGGCCACGAAGCTGCACACCGACATCGAGACGCTGACCGAGCAGTACAACGGCCAGCGGGAGAAGCTCAAGTCCGCCAAGAAGGCCGCCGAGGTCGCGCAGAAGACGCTGACGACCAGCGAGTCCGATCTGGCCGCCAAGCGCGCGAGGGCCGTCGCGCTGGCCCAGAACGCCTACATCACCGGCGGCATGAAGACCCTCGCCTTCGCCACCTCCGACGACCCCGAGGGCTTCCTCAACCGCGCCGCGACCTCGTACGCGCTGCAGGCCGAGCAGAGCGAGGAGATCAACCAGCTCACCAGGGCGATGGACACGGCCACCCGCGCCAAGGAGAGCGCCACGGCCCGCATCGACGAGGTCCAGAAGCTCGTCACCGACCTCGACACCAAGCGCGACAGGATCACCAAGCTGGTGGCGAAGGTCGAGAGCAGCCTGTTCAGGCGGGCCCTGGGCGAGGCCGGACGGCCCGGCACGCGGGCCGTGCGCGTCAACCTGCCCATCCCGGGCTCGGGCAAGGCCGCGGAGGCCGCGCGGTGGGCGCTCACGCAGCAGCTCAAGCCGTACGTCTGGGGCGCCGAGGGTCCCAGCTCGTACGACTGCTCCGGGCTCGTCATGGCGGCGTTCCAGCGCGTGGGCATCTCGCTGCCGCACTACACCGGCGACCAGTGGACGGCCGGCCGGCACATCTCGCGCGAGGAGCTCCGGCCGGGCGACCTGGTGTTCTTCTACAGCGACCTGCACCACGTGGGCATCTACATCGGCGGCGGCATGATGGTGCACGCCCCGCAGACGGGTGACGTCGTACGGATCGCGTCGATCGCGAGGCGGCCTTTCGCCGGCGCGGTCCGCATCGCCGACTGA
- a CDS encoding LuxR C-terminal-related transcriptional regulator has product MDVLTEGVELSHADLALLAELAKGVTVDRVGRRLDISGRTVRRRLRGICDRIGVATAIEAVAWAARRQLI; this is encoded by the coding sequence ATGGATGTGCTCACTGAAGGCGTTGAGCTCAGCCATGCTGATTTGGCGCTGCTGGCGGAGTTGGCCAAGGGAGTCACGGTCGATCGGGTTGGGCGGCGGCTGGATATCAGCGGGCGCACGGTACGCCGAAGATTACGGGGAATCTGCGACCGCATCGGCGTGGCCACGGCGATCGAGGCCGTGGCCTGGGCAGCCCGCCGCCAGCTGATCTAG
- a CDS encoding winged helix-turn-helix transcriptional regulator: MATKTAAEQRDEAKQVFDAYFAECPSRKLLDTLSDKWVTLLLTALSDGPRRYSDLSRRIAGVSQKMLTQTLRGLERDGLVSRTLTPSVPVRVDYALTPLGESLMPLVAAIKSWAEAHMEDVEAARDRYDAAGA, encoded by the coding sequence GTGGCCACGAAGACGGCGGCGGAGCAGCGCGACGAGGCCAAGCAGGTCTTCGACGCGTACTTCGCCGAGTGCCCCTCCAGGAAGCTGCTCGACACCCTCAGCGACAAATGGGTCACCCTCCTGCTCACCGCGCTCTCGGACGGCCCGCGCCGCTACAGCGACCTGTCCAGGCGCATCGCGGGCGTCAGCCAGAAGATGCTCACGCAGACCCTGCGCGGCCTGGAGCGCGACGGTCTGGTCTCGCGGACGCTCACCCCTTCCGTGCCGGTACGGGTGGACTACGCGCTCACCCCGCTGGGCGAGAGCCTGATGCCGTTGGTGGCCGCGATCAAGAGCTGGGCCGAGGCGCACATGGAGGACGTCGAGGCCGCCAGGGACCGCTACGACGCCGCCGGCGCCTGA
- the lysX gene encoding bifunctional lysylphosphatidylglycerol synthetase/lysine--tRNA ligase LysX: MSDELPEQMRIRREKLDRLRSEGVDPYPVNFPRTATNAEVREKYQGLEPDTATGDTVAVAGRVMLNRVGGKLCFATLRDGGADLQVMISLDKVGEDSLAAWKRDVDLGDHVGVIGEVITSRRGELSILADSWQITAKCLRPLPEKHVGLTDPEARVRQRYVDLIVNDESRKMARLRSATVRAVRDFWHEEGYLEVETPMLQPIHGGAAARPFKTHINAYDMELYLRIAIELYLKRLVVGGIEKVFEINRNFRNEGADSTHNPEFTMLEAYGTYLDYNDMADLTQRMYQKAVVAALDTTVVVHDGVEVDLGIARWPRVTLYGAVSEAVGEEITTATGLEELRKIADRREIHWDPKWGPGKLVQELFEALVEHTLVQPTFVMDYPLETSPLTRQHRDNPLLTEKWDLIGFGTELGTAYSELIDPIEQRRRLVEQSLLAAGGDLEAMQLDEDFLQALEYAMPPTGGMGAGIDRMIMAFTGKNIRETILFPLVKPTH; the protein is encoded by the coding sequence GTGAGCGACGAACTTCCCGAGCAGATGCGCATCCGGAGGGAGAAGCTCGACCGCCTTCGCAGCGAGGGCGTCGATCCTTACCCGGTGAATTTCCCCCGTACGGCCACCAACGCCGAGGTCCGGGAGAAATACCAGGGCCTGGAGCCCGACACCGCCACCGGCGACACGGTCGCGGTCGCGGGGCGCGTCATGCTCAACCGCGTGGGCGGCAAGCTCTGCTTCGCCACGCTCCGCGACGGGGGCGCCGACCTGCAGGTCATGATCTCTCTCGACAAGGTGGGCGAGGACTCGCTGGCCGCGTGGAAGCGCGACGTCGACCTGGGCGACCACGTGGGCGTGATCGGCGAGGTCATCACCTCGCGGCGCGGCGAGCTGTCCATCCTCGCCGACAGCTGGCAGATCACCGCCAAGTGCCTGCGCCCACTGCCGGAGAAGCACGTCGGGCTCACCGACCCGGAGGCGCGCGTCCGCCAGCGCTACGTCGACCTCATCGTCAACGACGAGTCGCGGAAGATGGCCCGCCTGCGCAGCGCCACGGTGCGCGCGGTGCGTGACTTCTGGCACGAGGAGGGCTACCTCGAGGTCGAGACGCCCATGCTGCAGCCCATCCACGGCGGCGCGGCGGCCCGGCCCTTCAAGACCCACATCAACGCCTACGACATGGAGCTCTACCTTCGCATCGCGATCGAGCTCTACCTCAAGCGGCTCGTGGTCGGGGGCATCGAGAAGGTCTTCGAGATCAACCGCAACTTCCGCAACGAAGGCGCCGACTCCACGCACAACCCCGAGTTCACGATGCTCGAGGCCTACGGCACCTACCTCGACTACAACGACATGGCCGACCTGACCCAGCGGATGTACCAGAAGGCCGTGGTGGCCGCCCTGGACACCACGGTGGTCGTCCATGACGGGGTGGAGGTGGACCTCGGGATCGCCCGGTGGCCGCGCGTCACTCTTTACGGCGCGGTGTCGGAGGCCGTGGGCGAGGAGATCACCACCGCGACCGGCCTGGAGGAGCTGCGCAAGATCGCCGATCGGCGCGAGATCCACTGGGACCCGAAGTGGGGCCCTGGCAAGCTGGTGCAGGAGCTCTTCGAGGCCCTGGTGGAGCACACGCTCGTCCAGCCCACGTTCGTCATGGACTACCCGCTGGAGACCTCGCCGCTGACCCGCCAGCACCGGGACAACCCGCTGCTGACCGAGAAGTGGGACCTGATCGGCTTCGGCACGGAGCTGGGCACGGCCTACTCCGAGCTGATCGACCCCATCGAGCAGCGCCGCCGCCTGGTGGAGCAGTCCCTCCTGGCCGCCGGGGGCGACCTCGAGGCGATGCAGCTGGACGAGGACTTCCTGCAGGCCCTCGAGTACGCCATGCCGCCCACGGGGGGCATGGGAGCGGGGATCGATCGGATGATCATGGCCTTCACCGGCAAGAACATCCGCGAGACCATCCTGTTCCCGCTGGTCAAGCCCACCCACTGA
- a CDS encoding type III pantothenate kinase gives MLLTIDVGNTHTVLGLFEGEDVIEHWRLATDARRTADEIAVVLQGLLAQSPLLKGADIDGIAICSTVPSVLNEMREMCRRYYGDVTAVIVEPGIRTGVPVRMDNPKEVGSDRIVNALAAINQYGGPCVIVDFGTATSFDAVSAKGEYVGAVTAPGIEISVDALAAAGAQLHKVELVRPRSVIAKNTVEALQAGIIYGFAGQVDGIVERMAAELADDPDEVTVVATGGHAALVVGESRSIDVHEPWLTLIGLRLIYHRNTA, from the coding sequence ATGCTGCTCACGATCGACGTCGGCAACACGCACACCGTGCTCGGACTGTTCGAGGGCGAGGACGTCATCGAGCATTGGCGGCTGGCCACCGACGCCCGCCGCACCGCCGACGAGATCGCGGTCGTCCTCCAGGGGCTGCTGGCTCAGTCGCCGCTGCTCAAGGGTGCGGACATTGACGGCATCGCCATCTGTTCGACCGTTCCAAGTGTGCTCAACGAGATGCGTGAGATGTGCCGCCGCTACTACGGCGACGTGACGGCGGTGATCGTGGAGCCGGGCATCCGCACCGGGGTGCCCGTACGCATGGACAACCCCAAAGAGGTCGGCAGCGACCGCATCGTGAACGCGCTGGCGGCCATCAACCAGTACGGCGGCCCCTGCGTCATCGTCGACTTCGGCACCGCGACCTCGTTCGACGCGGTGTCGGCCAAGGGCGAGTACGTCGGCGCGGTGACCGCTCCCGGCATCGAGATCTCGGTCGACGCGCTGGCCGCCGCCGGGGCCCAGCTGCACAAGGTGGAGCTGGTCAGGCCGCGCTCGGTGATCGCCAAGAACACGGTGGAGGCCCTGCAGGCCGGCATCATCTACGGCTTCGCGGGCCAGGTGGACGGGATCGTGGAGCGGATGGCGGCCGAGCTGGCCGACGACCCCGACGAGGTGACGGTGGTGGCCACGGGCGGCCACGCGGCGCTGGTGGTGGGCGAGTCGCGCTCCATCGACGTGCACGAGCCGTGGCTGACGCTCATCGGCCTGCGCCTGATCTACCACCGGAACACCGCCTGA
- a CDS encoding L-aspartate oxidase, whose amino-acid sequence MSAPAIPLRLTAPAPGWTVEADVVVIGSGVAGLTVALRHAELEPSAKVLVVTKDVLSAGSTRWAQGGIAAVLDPRDTPDEHLNDTLIAGVGLCDVRAVRTLVTEGPGAVRRLIARGARFDRTADGELQLTREGGHRRHRIVHAGGDATGAEVQRALVEAVRAAEIEVIEHALVLDLLKDAKGRARGVTLHVMGEGARDGVGAVRARAVVLATGGMGQVYSATTNPAVSTGDGVALALRAGAVVRDIEFVQFHPTVLWLGEGSTGQQPLISEAVRGEGAYLVDHEGVRFMQGAHELADLAPRDIVAKAIMRRMRETGRDHMYLDGRHFGREKWETRFPTIYAVCREHGIDPATEPIPVAPAAHYASGGVMTDLRGRTSIEGLYACGEVACSGVHGANRLASNSLLEGLVFAERIAEDIQAVRPAPGEPVESGAASGLVDPRVRSRIQAHMSTGASVLRSRESLLATARALRDARWTPVEVPACTESWEATNLLTVATVLTGAAAARLETRGSHWREDYDTRDDNDWLGHLDVTLTEEGPRMTYTPHGDAMPSRLAQELTAAGLDPAEVDALIDRALAEDLQEAGDVTSLATIPAEQRSAADVVARKDGVVAGLAVAEAVFVRLGAARTERRAKDGERVRAGDVLMTVEGPVRALLTAERTALNLLTHLSGVATLTGRWVEAISGTAARVRDSRKTLPGLRALEKYAVRCGGGVNHRMSLSDAALIKDNHVVAAGGVAEAFRAVREAYPDLPIEVEIDRLDQLEAVLDEGAEEILLDNFTIEDTARAVYVVKNRANKRIALEASGGLTLESARRVAETGVDYLAVGALTHSAPALDIALDLRG is encoded by the coding sequence ATGAGTGCACCGGCGATTCCCCTGCGGTTGACCGCGCCCGCGCCCGGCTGGACCGTCGAGGCGGACGTGGTCGTCATCGGCTCCGGCGTCGCGGGCCTGACCGTGGCGCTGCGCCACGCGGAGCTGGAGCCGTCCGCCAAGGTGCTGGTCGTCACCAAGGACGTGTTGTCGGCGGGCTCCACCCGCTGGGCCCAGGGCGGCATCGCGGCCGTGCTCGACCCCCGCGACACCCCTGACGAGCACCTGAACGACACGTTGATCGCCGGGGTCGGGCTGTGCGACGTGCGGGCGGTGCGCACGCTCGTCACGGAGGGGCCCGGCGCGGTGCGACGGCTCATCGCCCGCGGCGCCCGTTTCGACCGCACCGCCGACGGGGAGCTCCAGCTCACCAGGGAAGGCGGGCACCGGCGGCACCGGATCGTGCACGCGGGCGGCGACGCCACGGGCGCCGAGGTGCAGCGGGCGCTCGTCGAGGCCGTACGGGCCGCGGAGATCGAGGTGATCGAGCACGCGCTGGTGCTCGACCTGCTCAAGGACGCGAAGGGCCGGGCCAGGGGAGTGACGCTGCACGTCATGGGCGAGGGCGCCCGCGACGGGGTGGGCGCGGTGCGCGCCAGGGCGGTGGTGCTGGCCACCGGCGGCATGGGCCAGGTCTACTCGGCCACCACCAATCCCGCGGTCTCCACCGGCGACGGGGTGGCGCTCGCGCTGCGGGCCGGGGCGGTGGTGCGCGACATCGAGTTCGTCCAGTTCCACCCGACCGTGCTGTGGCTCGGCGAGGGCTCGACGGGCCAGCAGCCGCTGATCTCGGAGGCGGTCAGGGGCGAGGGGGCGTACCTGGTGGACCACGAGGGCGTCAGGTTCATGCAGGGCGCGCACGAGCTGGCCGACCTGGCACCGCGCGACATCGTGGCCAAGGCGATCATGCGCAGGATGCGCGAGACGGGCCGCGACCACATGTACCTCGACGGCCGCCACTTCGGCCGTGAGAAGTGGGAGACCCGCTTCCCCACGATCTACGCCGTCTGCCGGGAGCACGGCATCGACCCGGCCACCGAGCCGATCCCCGTCGCCCCGGCCGCCCACTACGCGAGCGGCGGCGTCATGACGGACCTGCGCGGCCGTACCTCGATCGAGGGTCTGTACGCCTGCGGCGAGGTGGCCTGCAGCGGCGTGCACGGCGCCAACCGGCTGGCCTCCAACTCCCTGCTCGAAGGGCTCGTCTTCGCCGAGCGCATTGCCGAGGACATCCAGGCGGTACGCCCCGCGCCGGGCGAGCCGGTCGAGAGCGGCGCCGCCTCCGGGCTGGTGGACCCGAGGGTCAGGTCCCGGATCCAGGCGCACATGAGCACCGGGGCGAGCGTGCTGCGCAGCCGCGAGTCGCTGCTGGCCACGGCCAGGGCGCTGCGCGACGCGCGCTGGACGCCGGTCGAGGTGCCCGCATGCACCGAGTCCTGGGAGGCCACCAACCTGCTCACCGTCGCCACCGTGCTCACCGGCGCGGCGGCGGCCAGGCTGGAGACCCGCGGCTCGCACTGGCGCGAGGACTACGACACCCGTGACGACAACGACTGGCTGGGCCACCTGGACGTGACCCTGACCGAGGAGGGCCCCCGCATGACGTACACGCCCCACGGCGACGCGATGCCGTCGCGCCTGGCACAGGAGCTGACCGCCGCCGGGCTGGACCCGGCCGAGGTGGACGCGCTGATCGACCGGGCGCTGGCCGAGGACCTGCAGGAGGCCGGCGACGTGACGAGCCTGGCCACCATCCCGGCCGAGCAGCGTTCGGCGGCCGACGTGGTGGCCCGCAAGGACGGCGTGGTGGCCGGGCTGGCGGTCGCGGAGGCGGTGTTCGTCCGGCTGGGCGCCGCCCGTACCGAGAGAAGGGCCAAGGACGGCGAGCGGGTGCGGGCCGGAGACGTGCTGATGACGGTCGAGGGGCCGGTACGGGCCCTGCTGACGGCCGAGCGCACCGCGCTCAACCTGCTCACGCACCTGTCCGGGGTGGCCACGCTGACCGGCAGGTGGGTGGAGGCGATCAGCGGCACGGCGGCGCGCGTGCGGGACAGCCGCAAGACGCTGCCGGGGCTGCGGGCGCTGGAGAAGTACGCGGTGCGCTGCGGCGGCGGCGTGAACCACCGGATGTCGCTGTCGGATGCCGCGCTGATCAAGGACAACCACGTCGTGGCGGCCGGTGGGGTGGCCGAGGCGTTCAGGGCGGTCAGGGAGGCCTACCCCGACCTGCCGATCGAGGTGGAGATCGACCGGCTCGACCAACTGGAGGCCGTTCTGGACGAGGGAGCCGAGGAGATCCTGCTGGACAACTTCACGATCGAGGACACGGCCCGCGCCGTATATGTCGTGAAAAATCGGGCGAACAAGAGGATTGCGCTCGAAGCCAGCGGGGGATTGACCTTGGAATCGGCTCGTCGCGTGGCCGAAACTGGCGTTGACTATCTGGCGGTGGGAGCGCTGACGCACTCTGCGCCGGCTCTGGACATCGCATTGGATCTGCGGGGGTAA
- the panC gene encoding pantoate--beta-alanine ligase codes for MELIVAKGREDLVKARRGGAVALVPTMGALHEGHRSLIRQARVRADQVVVSIFVNPLQFGPSEDFSRYPRTFDADLDVCRAEGVDVVFHPDAAEMYASDRQVSVSAGHMGSIVEGAFRPGHFDGVLTVVLKLFNLVQPDLAVFGQKDAQQLALIRRMVADLDLPIEILGAPTVREPDGLALSSRNRYLSEDDRQVALALSRALRAGAAEFTPARVRAVAQEVLDAAGSRLATDYLALVDPATFAEVDESYAGPAVLAVAATVGTTRLIDNVTLTFNPA; via the coding sequence ATGGAGTTGATCGTTGCCAAAGGCCGGGAAGACCTGGTCAAGGCGCGTCGTGGTGGTGCGGTGGCCCTGGTGCCCACCATGGGCGCGCTGCACGAGGGGCACAGGTCGCTGATCAGGCAGGCCCGCGTCCGCGCCGATCAGGTCGTGGTCAGTATCTTCGTCAACCCCCTGCAATTCGGTCCAAGCGAGGATTTTTCACGCTATCCCCGTACATTCGACGCCGACCTGGACGTGTGCCGGGCCGAGGGCGTGGACGTCGTCTTCCATCCTGACGCCGCGGAGATGTACGCCTCCGACCGCCAGGTGAGCGTCTCCGCGGGCCACATGGGCTCGATCGTCGAGGGTGCCTTCCGGCCCGGCCACTTCGACGGCGTGCTGACGGTCGTGCTCAAGCTGTTCAACCTGGTCCAGCCCGACCTGGCGGTCTTCGGGCAGAAGGACGCCCAGCAGCTCGCCCTCATCCGCCGCATGGTCGCCGACCTCGACCTGCCCATCGAGATCCTGGGGGCGCCGACCGTACGCGAGCCCGACGGCCTGGCCCTGTCGAGCCGCAACCGCTACCTGTCCGAGGACGACCGCCAGGTGGCGCTGGCGCTCTCCCGCGCCTTGCGGGCGGGCGCGGCCGAGTTCACCCCTGCCCGGGTCCGCGCGGTGGCCCAGGAGGTGCTCGACGCGGCCGGGTCCCGGCTCGCGACCGACTATCTGGCGCTGGTCGATCCGGCGACGTTCGCCGAGGTGGACGAGTCGTACGCGGGGCCGGCCGTGCTCGCGGTCGCCGCCACGGTGGGCACCACCCGGTTGATCGACAACGTCACCCTCACCTTTAACCCCGCCTGA
- a CDS encoding Rossmann-like and DUF2520 domain-containing protein gives MDAGDRPARLTVGVLGAGKVGSALGAALAQAGHRIAAASGVSDNSQRWAADRLGVKPSRPDEVVAAAQLILLTVPDDALPDLVNGLATTGADLHGKLLVHTSGAYGLSVLEPAAKAGALPLALHPVMTFTGRDDDLNKLTGISYGVTAPDVLRPIAEALVIEMGGEPVWIADADRALYHAALAGAANHMVTLIAESQELLGRIGVEHPGRMLGPLLGAALDNVLRLGIAGLTGPVVRGDAGTVRKHVDALILAAPEAADAYIALARLTADRALAAGLLKPEEAERLLDALGGNIWT, from the coding sequence ATGGACGCAGGGGATCGCCCGGCACGGCTGACTGTCGGCGTACTCGGGGCGGGCAAGGTCGGCTCGGCCCTCGGTGCCGCACTGGCTCAGGCGGGCCACCGGATCGCGGCCGCGAGCGGCGTTTCGGACAATTCACAGCGATGGGCGGCCGACCGGCTCGGCGTCAAGCCGTCCAGGCCCGACGAGGTAGTGGCGGCGGCCCAGCTCATCCTGCTCACCGTGCCCGACGACGCGCTGCCCGACCTCGTCAACGGGCTGGCCACGACGGGGGCCGACCTCCACGGCAAGCTGCTGGTGCACACCAGCGGGGCGTACGGGCTGTCCGTGCTGGAGCCGGCCGCCAAGGCCGGCGCGCTGCCGCTCGCACTGCACCCGGTGATGACCTTCACGGGCAGGGACGACGACCTCAACAAGCTCACCGGCATCTCGTACGGCGTGACCGCCCCCGACGTGCTGCGGCCGATCGCCGAGGCCCTGGTGATCGAGATGGGCGGCGAGCCGGTCTGGATCGCCGACGCCGACCGCGCGCTCTACCACGCGGCGCTGGCCGGGGCCGCCAACCACATGGTCACCCTCATCGCCGAGTCGCAGGAGCTGCTGGGGCGCATCGGCGTCGAGCACCCGGGGCGGATGCTGGGCCCGCTGCTCGGGGCCGCGCTCGACAACGTGTTGCGGCTGGGCATCGCGGGGCTGACCGGCCCGGTCGTCCGCGGCGACGCCGGCACCGTGCGCAAGCACGTGGACGCGCTGATCCTGGCGGCGCCCGAGGCGGCGGACGCCTACATCGCGCTGGCCCGCCTCACGGCCGACCGCGCGCTGGCCGCGGGGCTGCTCAAACCGGAGGAGGCGGAGCGGCTCCTCGACGCGCTGGGGGGCAATATATGGACCTGA
- a CDS encoding chaplin family protein, which yields MLKKVMVVTGAVAMLSLAAPAHADTTSGNGSVLGGNQLHLPIAIPINVCGNAVAVIGAAFAGCQGGAYANVPSHH from the coding sequence GTGCTGAAGAAGGTCATGGTCGTCACAGGAGCCGTCGCCATGCTGTCGCTCGCGGCCCCGGCGCACGCCGACACGACCAGCGGCAACGGCAGCGTGCTCGGCGGCAACCAGCTGCACCTTCCGATCGCGATCCCGATCAACGTCTGTGGCAACGCCGTGGCCGTCATCGGCGCCGCGTTCGCCGGCTGCCAGGGTGGCGCCTACGCCAACGTGCCGAGCCACCACTGA